One window from the genome of Rufibacter tibetensis encodes:
- a CDS encoding lipopolysaccharide biosynthesis protein, which translates to MSIAKKLLGQTAAYGLSSIVGRALNYLLVPLYTGVFEREEYGVVTKLYAIVAFLNIVYTFGMETAFFRFANKPGVDRRELYHKVQTLILVSSLLLTAAITLNASPIAAALDYPGREKYIIWLAITMAVDAISAIPFARLRLENQAVRFAIIRLTNIFLVIGGNLFFLLFCRQVYEGKYLTELRPMVEPIYDPDLGIGYIFLVNMVANLLFIPLLWREFSDFRFRLSIGEMKPMVVYAFPILIMGLAGATNEMLSRIMLDYWLPEGFYPGVTTEQAVGVFGATYKLAIMMSLMIQAFRYSAEPFFFSQSQEKNSPATFAVVMKWFVIVCALAYLGISANLDIFQYFLGQEEYRTGLEIVPVLLLAYLFNGVYYNLTVWFKLTDKTRYGTYITIFGAIVTVVANFLLIPVLGYMGSAIAAFLCYFSMSVVCYAIGQKYFPVPYPVKAIFGYLLLASGLIWLAYAFSLENFWLRQAYHIGLCVLFLIVVWVVEKPMQGRQISR; encoded by the coding sequence ATGAGTATTGCAAAAAAACTGCTAGGGCAAACGGCAGCGTACGGGCTCAGCAGTATTGTAGGTCGAGCCTTAAATTATCTGTTGGTTCCGCTCTACACAGGTGTTTTTGAGCGCGAGGAATATGGGGTTGTTACAAAGCTCTATGCTATTGTCGCTTTCCTAAACATTGTGTACACTTTTGGGATGGAAACGGCCTTTTTCAGGTTCGCCAATAAGCCAGGGGTGGACCGTAGAGAGCTTTATCATAAGGTGCAGACGCTCATACTGGTGTCTAGTCTTCTTCTAACGGCAGCAATTACTCTGAATGCATCACCTATTGCTGCAGCACTAGACTACCCCGGAAGAGAGAAGTACATTATTTGGTTAGCCATCACCATGGCGGTAGATGCTATTTCAGCCATACCCTTTGCCCGTTTGCGGCTGGAAAATCAGGCAGTTCGTTTCGCTATCATTCGTCTTACCAACATCTTTCTGGTGATTGGGGGAAATTTGTTTTTCCTACTTTTCTGCCGCCAGGTATACGAAGGGAAATACCTGACAGAGCTTCGCCCGATGGTGGAGCCTATTTATGATCCTGATCTTGGAATAGGCTATATTTTCCTGGTGAACATGGTGGCCAACCTACTGTTCATTCCCCTGCTATGGCGAGAATTTTCTGATTTTCGATTTAGGTTAAGCATTGGCGAGATGAAGCCTATGGTGGTATACGCTTTCCCAATCCTAATCATGGGTTTGGCCGGAGCCACTAATGAGATGCTGTCCAGAATTATGTTGGATTACTGGCTTCCTGAAGGCTTTTACCCCGGGGTAACCACTGAACAAGCAGTGGGAGTATTTGGGGCCACCTATAAATTAGCCATCATGATGAGCCTCATGATTCAAGCTTTTAGGTATTCGGCGGAGCCCTTCTTTTTCTCTCAGTCTCAGGAAAAAAATTCTCCCGCCACTTTTGCTGTGGTGATGAAATGGTTTGTGATTGTATGTGCTTTGGCATACCTAGGCATTAGCGCCAACTTGGATATCTTTCAGTATTTCTTAGGGCAGGAGGAGTACCGGACGGGGTTGGAGATTGTGCCTGTTCTTTTGTTAGCGTATCTATTCAACGGCGTCTACTACAATCTTACGGTCTGGTTTAAACTCACAGATAAAACCCGATATGGTACTTACATTACCATCTTCGGAGCCATTGTGACGGTGGTGGCAAACTTCCTACTGATTCCAGTCTTAGGGTACATGGGCAGTGCGATTGCGGCTTTTCTCTGTTACTTTAGCATGTCAGTGGTATGCTACGCCATTGGGCAGAAGTATTTTCCGGTGCCTTACCCCGTCAAAGCTATCTTTGGCTACCTGCTTCTTGCCTCAGGCCTTATCTGGTTAGCTTATGCCTTCAGCCTAGAGAATTTCTGGTTACGGCAAGCGTACCACATAGGTCTCTGTGTCCTTTTCCTGATAGTAGTTTGGGTAGTGGAAAAGCCCATGCAGGGGCGGCAGATAAGTAGATAA
- a CDS encoding enoyl-CoA hydratase/isomerase family protein yields MAHYNNLLLENKGGILFITVNRPNKMNALNIETVKEINNAFQEVYDDTEVRGVILTGSGEKAFVAGADISEIAELNEVNGRRFAERGQDVFSMIEECPKPVIAAVNGFALGGGCELAMACHIRVASENARFGQPEVNLGIIPGYGGTQRLTQLVGKGKAMELMMTGDMVSAAEAKELGLVNHVTTMDDLMGKCLEIMQKIVAKAPLAVGMIVDCVNAWYDKEEHGYQTEANSFSRCCGSADFKEGTSAFLEKRKPAFKGE; encoded by the coding sequence ATGGCCCACTACAATAACCTTCTGCTGGAAAACAAAGGCGGCATTTTATTTATCACGGTGAATCGTCCTAACAAGATGAATGCCCTCAACATTGAGACGGTAAAGGAAATCAACAACGCCTTCCAGGAAGTGTATGATGATACAGAGGTGCGGGGAGTGATCCTGACGGGAAGCGGTGAGAAGGCGTTTGTGGCCGGTGCTGATATTTCTGAGATAGCTGAACTCAACGAAGTAAACGGAAGACGTTTCGCAGAGCGGGGGCAGGATGTCTTCTCTATGATTGAAGAGTGTCCTAAGCCTGTGATTGCAGCCGTAAACGGGTTTGCCTTAGGTGGTGGCTGTGAACTTGCCATGGCCTGCCATATAAGAGTGGCCAGTGAAAATGCCCGCTTTGGGCAGCCTGAAGTGAATTTAGGTATTATCCCCGGCTATGGTGGCACGCAACGTTTGACGCAATTGGTAGGCAAAGGCAAGGCGATGGAACTGATGATGACCGGTGACATGGTCTCCGCAGCTGAAGCAAAAGAGCTGGGGCTGGTGAACCACGTGACCACCATGGATGACCTGATGGGCAAATGTTTAGAGATCATGCAGAAGATTGTAGCCAAGGCGCCATTAGCGGTAGGTATGATTGTAGACTGCGTAAATGCCTGGTATGACAAGGAAGAGCACGGCTACCAAACTGAAGCCAACTCCTTCAGCCGCTGCTGCGGGTCTGCAGACTTCAAAGAAGGCACATCGGCATTTCTGGAAAAGCGCAAGCCTGCCTTCAAAGGTGAGTAA
- the infB gene encoding translation initiation factor IF-2: MSEERTMRLKQVATTLNISLATVVEFLGKKGVEIENKPTSKITPEQFNMLSKEFASSIQAKAEAQVLNMPGKKQPEPERPEPKKQPEPEQEMFIKSNQVRTPVAEQPKPAAPAPTAAPAPAVAAGNSSLPGIKILGKIELDAKGRPIPKAAPAPAAVAPVPAAQTPAPAPQAPAAAPAPAAQEKPAPAPVAAVQAAPAEPVAPAPAPVAQPAAPAPQAPVEAKAPEAPVAVEKPAAPAPVEPAPAQAAPAPVQTPTAEAPQAPAPKAPEVSAPAAPAPASTPAPAAAPTPIPAPTASTKPAEPSEPTAPEPPKETIKAQADQLKGLTVLGKIELPVSGGRGKGGKPVASSDERRRGNQPGGPGQPGQGQGGGDKKKRKRIEVPKTGAQGGAGGNATAAPQGHRAGDRATSNRPLGTGQAANRQGGAAGGPQQGNRPAGGGGGYQGNRPAGGGPGQRPGGGGGGNRTGAPAAPRAELTDKEIQDQIKATLARLSGGKGGNQGNRAKYRREKRSAVADAADERRMQEQLESKILRVTEFVSANDLAALMDVSVNDVIKACMNLGMFVSINQRLDAEAITIIADEFGYDVQFASAEEEENIGVEEDDAEEDLQPRAPIVTIMGHVDHGKTSLLDYIRRTKVTAGEAGGITQHIGAYQVTTDAGKDITFLDTPGHEAFTAMRARGAKVTDVVIIVVAADDSVMPQTKEALNHAQAAGSPIVIAINKVDKPTANPDKIREELAQLNVLVEEWGGKYQSQEISAKTGQGIDELLEKVLLEAELLELRANPDRRAVGTVIEAALDKGRGYVATVLVQTGTLKIGDILVAGSHYGRVKAMTDVLGRRHKQAGPSMPIQVLGIDGAPQAGDKFVVMETEREAREIAVSRQQLQREQSMRTKKHITLDEIGRRLAIGTFKELNVIVRGDVDGSVEALSDSLLKLSTEEVQVNILSKGVGQISESDVLLASASDAIIIGFQVRPSANARKLAEQEEIDIRLYSIIYNAINELKDAMEGMLAPTVQEVVIANVEVREVFKITKVGTIAGCMVTDGTITRNSKVRLVRDGIVVHSGEILALKRFKDDASEVRQGYECGISIKNFNDLQQGDIIEAYEEREIKRTL, translated from the coding sequence ATGTCAGAAGAAAGAACGATGAGGCTTAAACAGGTAGCAACCACCTTAAACATCAGCCTGGCCACGGTAGTGGAATTCCTGGGCAAGAAAGGGGTTGAGATCGAGAATAAACCTACTTCAAAAATTACCCCGGAGCAGTTCAATATGCTGTCGAAAGAATTTGCGTCCTCTATACAGGCCAAGGCCGAGGCGCAAGTGCTGAACATGCCTGGGAAAAAGCAGCCTGAGCCAGAGCGCCCGGAGCCTAAGAAGCAGCCTGAGCCCGAGCAGGAGATGTTTATCAAATCCAATCAGGTAAGGACGCCAGTTGCAGAGCAGCCAAAGCCAGCGGCTCCGGCCCCAACTGCTGCGCCTGCTCCGGCAGTAGCGGCAGGAAACTCCTCTTTGCCAGGAATCAAGATTCTAGGCAAAATTGAACTGGATGCCAAAGGTAGGCCAATTCCTAAAGCTGCTCCCGCTCCGGCAGCGGTTGCACCGGTGCCAGCTGCTCAGACTCCAGCGCCTGCACCTCAAGCCCCTGCTGCAGCACCGGCTCCGGCAGCTCAGGAAAAACCAGCTCCGGCACCAGTGGCAGCAGTTCAGGCTGCGCCTGCAGAGCCAGTTGCTCCAGCTCCTGCACCAGTGGCACAACCTGCTGCTCCGGCCCCTCAGGCACCAGTAGAAGCGAAAGCCCCTGAAGCCCCTGTTGCTGTTGAAAAACCAGCAGCTCCGGCTCCGGTAGAACCTGCTCCTGCACAAGCAGCACCAGCTCCAGTTCAAACACCAACTGCAGAAGCTCCTCAGGCGCCAGCGCCCAAAGCTCCTGAGGTATCTGCGCCTGCGGCACCGGCTCCAGCTTCAACTCCGGCTCCAGCTGCAGCTCCAACTCCAATTCCGGCTCCAACTGCTTCAACAAAACCGGCTGAACCATCTGAGCCAACTGCGCCTGAGCCTCCAAAAGAGACCATCAAAGCGCAGGCAGATCAGCTGAAAGGCTTAACCGTTCTTGGTAAGATTGAATTACCAGTTAGCGGTGGCCGCGGCAAAGGAGGTAAACCAGTGGCATCTTCAGATGAGCGCCGCAGAGGAAACCAACCAGGTGGCCCAGGCCAGCCAGGCCAAGGCCAAGGTGGCGGAGACAAGAAAAAACGCAAACGCATTGAAGTGCCTAAAACTGGTGCGCAAGGTGGTGCAGGTGGTAATGCTACGGCAGCCCCGCAAGGACACCGTGCCGGTGACAGAGCAACAAGTAACCGTCCGTTAGGAACCGGCCAAGCAGCTAACCGTCAAGGTGGTGCTGCCGGTGGACCACAGCAAGGTAACCGTCCTGCTGGTGGTGGAGGTGGTTACCAAGGAAACCGTCCGGCGGGCGGAGGCCCAGGCCAACGTCCAGGTGGCGGTGGTGGCGGAAACCGTACCGGAGCGCCAGCTGCACCACGTGCTGAATTGACAGATAAGGAAATCCAGGATCAGATTAAGGCTACATTGGCCCGTCTGAGCGGAGGCAAAGGCGGAAACCAAGGTAACCGTGCCAAATATCGTAGAGAGAAACGTTCTGCCGTGGCAGATGCTGCTGATGAGCGTAGAATGCAGGAGCAGTTAGAATCTAAGATTCTACGGGTAACTGAGTTCGTGTCTGCGAATGACCTGGCTGCGTTGATGGACGTGAGTGTGAACGACGTAATCAAGGCTTGTATGAACCTTGGTATGTTCGTTTCCATTAACCAGCGTCTTGATGCAGAAGCCATCACTATTATTGCTGATGAGTTCGGCTATGATGTGCAGTTCGCTTCTGCTGAAGAGGAAGAAAATATTGGCGTAGAGGAAGATGATGCAGAAGAAGATCTGCAGCCACGTGCTCCAATTGTGACCATTATGGGTCACGTTGACCACGGTAAAACCTCTTTGCTTGACTACATCCGTAGAACCAAAGTAACCGCCGGTGAGGCCGGAGGTATCACCCAGCACATTGGAGCCTACCAGGTAACCACTGATGCCGGAAAAGACATTACCTTCCTGGATACGCCGGGTCACGAGGCCTTTACCGCAATGCGTGCCCGTGGTGCCAAAGTAACTGACGTAGTTATTATTGTGGTAGCTGCTGACGATAGCGTGATGCCGCAAACCAAGGAGGCCTTGAATCACGCACAAGCAGCTGGTTCACCTATTGTAATTGCGATAAACAAAGTAGATAAGCCAACCGCCAACCCAGATAAGATCCGTGAGGAACTTGCCCAGTTGAACGTACTGGTAGAAGAGTGGGGTGGTAAATACCAAAGCCAGGAAATCTCGGCCAAAACCGGACAAGGAATTGACGAGCTACTGGAGAAAGTATTGCTGGAAGCTGAATTATTGGAGCTAAGAGCCAACCCAGACCGTCGTGCCGTGGGTACCGTGATTGAAGCTGCCCTGGATAAAGGCCGTGGATACGTGGCTACTGTACTGGTACAAACCGGAACTTTGAAAATTGGGGATATCCTGGTAGCTGGTTCGCACTATGGTCGTGTGAAAGCAATGACTGATGTGTTGGGTCGCCGCCATAAGCAAGCGGGTCCATCCATGCCTATCCAGGTGTTGGGTATTGACGGAGCTCCGCAGGCAGGTGATAAGTTTGTGGTAATGGAGACGGAGCGTGAAGCCCGTGAGATTGCCGTGAGCCGTCAGCAGTTGCAGCGTGAGCAGAGCATGCGTACCAAGAAACACATTACTTTGGATGAGATCGGTCGTCGTTTGGCAATCGGTACATTTAAGGAATTGAACGTGATTGTACGTGGTGACGTGGATGGTTCTGTTGAGGCACTTTCTGACTCATTATTGAAACTGTCTACCGAAGAGGTACAGGTAAACATCCTTTCCAAAGGGGTTGGTCAGATCTCCGAATCAGACGTTCTTTTGGCTTCCGCTTCAGATGCGATCATCATTGGTTTCCAGGTTCGTCCATCAGCCAATGCGCGTAAACTGGCAGAGCAGGAGGAGATTGACATCCGTCTGTACTCTATCATCTACAATGCCATCAATGAGTTGAAAGACGCCATGGAGGGTATGTTGGCGCCAACGGTACAAGAGGTGGTAATTGCCAACGTAGAGGTACGCGAGGTGTTCAAGATCACCAAAGTGGGAACCATTGCAGGTTGTATGGTGACAGATGGTACTATCACCAGAAACTCCAAAGTACGTCTGGTGCGCGATGGTATAGTGGTACACTCAGGAGAAATCCTGGCGCTGAAACGCTTTAAAGACGATGCCTCTGAGGTACGTCAAGGTTACGAATGCGGTATCAGCATCAAGAACTTCAACGATCTCCAGCAAGGTGACATCATTGAGGCTTACGAAGAGCGTGAAATTAAACGTACACTGTAA
- the nusA gene encoding transcription termination factor NusA, with the protein MDSSVLIESFAEFAKFKNIDRPTMMRILEDVFRTMIRKKWSTDENFDIILNVEKGDLEIWRNREIVDDNSEDIWDDDKIALSDARKIEPDFEVGEEVSELVKLEDFGRRAVLTARQTLIQRVKDLEKDLLYQKYKDQVGEIISGEVYQVWNREVLILDSEDNELLIPKSEQIPKDRYRKGDVVRAVVQRVEIINGNPKIILSRTSPQFLERLFEGEVPEIFDGLITIKKIVREPGERAKVAVESYDDRIDPVGACVGMKGSRIHTIVRELENENIDVINYTDNMELYIQRALSPAKISSIKINEETGRASVFLKPDQVSLAIGKGGQNIKLASKLVGLEIDVFRETEEFDEDIDLTEFSDEIESWVIDELKRIGLDTARSVMAVSKEDLVRRTELEEETVEDLLNIIRQEFDSEESNN; encoded by the coding sequence ATGGATAGTTCAGTATTGATCGAGTCGTTTGCGGAGTTCGCTAAATTCAAGAACATTGACCGCCCTACCATGATGCGGATCTTGGAGGACGTGTTCCGTACAATGATCCGGAAGAAATGGTCTACTGATGAGAATTTTGACATCATCCTGAACGTAGAGAAAGGCGATCTTGAGATTTGGCGTAACCGCGAGATTGTGGACGATAACTCAGAAGACATCTGGGACGATGATAAAATTGCCCTTTCAGATGCTCGTAAGATTGAGCCCGATTTTGAAGTAGGTGAAGAAGTGTCTGAGTTGGTGAAGTTGGAAGATTTCGGCCGCAGAGCCGTTTTGACTGCTCGTCAGACCTTGATTCAGCGTGTAAAAGACTTAGAAAAAGACTTGTTGTACCAAAAGTACAAAGACCAGGTTGGAGAGATCATCTCCGGCGAGGTGTACCAGGTTTGGAACCGCGAGGTATTGATTCTTGACTCTGAGGATAACGAACTGTTGATCCCTAAATCTGAGCAGATCCCTAAAGACCGTTACCGCAAAGGTGACGTGGTACGGGCAGTGGTTCAGCGTGTTGAGATCATAAACGGGAACCCAAAGATCATTCTTTCCCGTACTTCTCCACAATTCCTGGAGCGTCTGTTTGAAGGCGAAGTGCCTGAGATTTTTGATGGCCTTATCACCATTAAGAAGATTGTGCGTGAGCCAGGTGAGCGTGCCAAGGTAGCCGTTGAGTCTTACGATGACCGTATTGACCCGGTAGGAGCTTGCGTGGGTATGAAAGGCTCTCGTATCCACACCATTGTGCGGGAGTTGGAGAACGAGAACATTGATGTTATCAACTACACAGATAACATGGAGCTGTACATCCAACGGGCGTTGAGCCCTGCCAAGATCAGCAGCATCAAGATAAACGAAGAAACCGGACGCGCCTCGGTATTCCTGAAGCCAGACCAAGTGTCTCTAGCGATTGGGAAAGGCGGTCAGAACATCAAATTGGCTAGTAAATTAGTTGGTTTGGAGATTGACGTGTTCCGTGAAACAGAAGAGTTTGATGAAGATATTGACCTGACTGAATTCTCTGACGAGATTGAAAGCTGGGTAATTGATGAACTGAAACGCATAGGTCTGGATACAGCCCGCAGCGTGATGGCAGTCAGCAAGGAGGATTTGGTGCGCCGTACGGAGCTTGAAGAAGAAACCGTAGAGGATTTGCTCAACATCATCCGCCAAGAGTTCGATTCAGAAGAAAGCAACAACTAG
- a CDS encoding ribosome maturation factor RimP gives MALEEIIIQGYAQAALPEPDLFIVSVKVSDTPVRPKITILADGDQGISIDQCAKISRRVAKQIEEAYGEEISYVLEVSSPGVDFPLTSPRQYAKNVGRFVKITLAEGVEKVGEIREVLEDGILFAEEVKQKHKKALLEPVHVAFSDIVKAQIVISFK, from the coding sequence ATGGCCTTAGAGGAAATAATAATACAAGGATATGCCCAGGCAGCCCTGCCCGAACCAGACCTGTTCATCGTGAGTGTGAAGGTGTCTGATACGCCGGTGCGGCCTAAGATTACTATCCTTGCTGACGGTGACCAAGGCATCAGCATAGACCAGTGCGCTAAGATCAGCCGCCGGGTAGCCAAGCAGATTGAAGAGGCTTACGGAGAAGAGATTTCCTACGTGTTAGAAGTGTCTTCCCCGGGAGTTGATTTTCCGTTAACGTCGCCGCGCCAATACGCCAAAAATGTTGGTCGTTTCGTAAAAATAACGTTGGCTGAAGGCGTAGAAAAGGTGGGAGAGATAAGAGAAGTTTTAGAAGACGGAATCTTGTTTGCCGAGGAAGTAAAACAGAAACATAAGAAAGCGTTGCTGGAGCCCGTGCATGTGGCCTTTAGTGATATTGTGAAAGCGCAGATTGTAATCTCTTTTAAATAA
- a CDS encoding FeoA family protein translates to MQEEQKSVRDLKIGEKGVICCLTDPEMSLKLLEMGCIPGEEVKLNSRAPLGDPITIIVNDYTLSLRLDEAATIKLKA, encoded by the coding sequence GTGCAAGAAGAGCAGAAGAGTGTGCGGGATTTGAAGATTGGGGAGAAGGGTGTGATCTGTTGCTTAACTGATCCCGAAATGTCTTTGAAACTGCTGGAGATGGGCTGTATTCCCGGCGAAGAAGTGAAACTAAACAGCCGTGCCCCCCTGGGTGACCCCATTACTATTATTGTGAACGATTATACCCTTTCCTTGCGTTTAGACGAAGCTGCTACCATCAAGTTAAAGGCTTAG
- a CDS encoding Bax inhibitor-1/YccA family protein, translated as MSLFSSNNPALKEEAFIQSATPQTLDGPAMTLNGTIAKSALLLGIVLVFAVFSWDLFTLMGVPLPFLVSIPLVGVGLAFLLVFKKEWAAYIAPIYCALQGLFLGGISGILEAKFPGIATQAMLLTFTVFGGMLLLYSTRIIRATERFKSIAMTATFGIFCYYMLGFILQFFGVEMALIHSSGTAGIIFSVLVVIIAAMNLIMDFDTIEQGVAYGAPKNMEWYAAFGLAVTLIWLYIEILRLLSKLNSRN; from the coding sequence ATGTCACTTTTCAGTTCTAACAACCCTGCTCTAAAAGAGGAGGCTTTTATACAATCAGCGACTCCTCAGACCCTGGATGGACCTGCCATGACCCTGAACGGCACCATTGCCAAGTCGGCTTTGCTGCTGGGGATAGTCTTAGTCTTTGCGGTTTTCTCCTGGGACCTGTTCACCCTGATGGGTGTGCCACTACCGTTCCTGGTTTCTATTCCGTTAGTTGGGGTAGGCCTGGCTTTCCTGCTAGTTTTTAAGAAAGAATGGGCCGCCTACATTGCTCCTATTTACTGCGCGTTGCAAGGTCTGTTTCTGGGCGGAATCTCAGGCATTCTGGAGGCGAAGTTCCCGGGCATTGCTACGCAAGCCATGCTGTTGACCTTTACGGTTTTCGGCGGCATGTTGCTGCTTTACAGCACCCGCATCATCAGAGCTACCGAGCGGTTTAAGTCTATTGCCATGACGGCCACCTTTGGAATCTTCTGCTACTACATGCTGGGGTTCATTCTGCAGTTCTTTGGGGTAGAGATGGCCTTGATTCACAGCAGCGGCACGGCTGGCATTATCTTCAGTGTGCTGGTAGTGATCATTGCGGCCATGAACCTGATCATGGATTTTGACACCATTGAACAAGGCGTAGCTTACGGAGCTCCTAAAAACATGGAGTGGTACGCTGCCTTCGGACTGGCGGTGACCT